In one Bradyrhizobium cosmicum genomic region, the following are encoded:
- a CDS encoding DNA sulfur modification protein DndB encodes MGTLIKTVLLGKQAGKVVFTGSMPASEHVNLLRAKEMIVNPNAQRSLGKAGPGKETTSDLIDNDKILKTDRAVNFIKFVNRVMDNVDRAVVNEGFFGSVSFVLPASFTKAKFDMKLAEDTVVGTLTAKADMGESFINIADGQGRIVGFHAMERELVLKINRLKEAIKRIEKKAQSAAEEKNELAEAEAALARVRHFLSHNDLPFVLYAHKVETNGTVVGLNEDAEKRCYIEGNALNSQASKEDVIKYEQFSPIIVDLHAFRDDLDWMSADMIEEDSKSIGSTSPKIFTLSALVQAYSWGIVNDNKPLKNLDLQLRETVEKRKGFCHAFWRKVTDLFEPIWTDSVDGELSDRIDYLKKSRQNEKNVLFQAIFLQALGRLCYVMGKQAGWDEESPLLMKLNQLSPSLVDYRAAKKHHFDADGELVVDEWNEEWRNAMMKQSVDKTTGEVKGYSFNNATENISATRHLLSKKIGLSDVEVPDQADLAEAA; translated from the coding sequence ATGGGAACCCTTATCAAGACCGTGCTCCTCGGCAAGCAAGCCGGGAAGGTGGTATTTACTGGCTCCATGCCGGCCAGCGAGCACGTGAATCTGCTTCGCGCTAAGGAGATGATTGTTAACCCCAACGCGCAGCGCTCGCTGGGGAAGGCCGGTCCGGGCAAGGAAACGACCTCGGACCTGATCGACAACGACAAGATCCTCAAGACGGATCGCGCGGTGAACTTCATCAAGTTCGTCAACCGCGTGATGGACAACGTTGATAGGGCGGTCGTGAACGAAGGCTTCTTCGGTTCGGTGTCGTTCGTCCTACCGGCGTCCTTCACCAAGGCCAAGTTCGACATGAAATTGGCGGAAGACACCGTCGTCGGGACGCTCACGGCCAAGGCTGACATGGGCGAAAGCTTCATCAACATCGCTGACGGCCAAGGGCGCATCGTCGGCTTCCACGCGATGGAACGCGAACTTGTGCTCAAGATCAATCGCCTGAAGGAAGCGATCAAGCGTATCGAGAAGAAGGCGCAATCGGCTGCGGAGGAGAAGAATGAGTTGGCTGAAGCTGAGGCTGCGCTCGCACGGGTGCGTCACTTCCTGTCCCACAATGATCTGCCGTTCGTCCTCTATGCCCACAAGGTTGAGACCAACGGCACGGTGGTGGGATTGAACGAGGACGCCGAGAAGCGTTGTTACATTGAGGGCAATGCGCTCAACTCGCAGGCTAGCAAAGAAGACGTGATCAAGTACGAGCAGTTCTCGCCCATCATTGTCGACCTTCACGCATTCCGCGACGATCTGGACTGGATGTCCGCCGACATGATCGAGGAAGACAGCAAGTCCATCGGGTCCACCAGCCCCAAGATCTTCACGCTCTCGGCCCTCGTTCAGGCCTATAGCTGGGGTATCGTCAACGACAACAAGCCACTGAAGAATCTTGATCTTCAGTTGCGCGAGACGGTGGAAAAGCGCAAGGGCTTCTGCCATGCCTTCTGGCGCAAGGTCACCGACCTCTTCGAACCAATCTGGACGGATTCGGTCGACGGCGAACTCAGTGACCGCATCGATTACCTCAAGAAGTCGCGCCAGAACGAGAAGAACGTCCTCTTTCAGGCGATCTTCCTCCAGGCCCTGGGGCGCCTCTGTTACGTCATGGGCAAACAGGCGGGATGGGATGAGGAATCCCCCCTCCTCATGAAGCTCAATCAGTTGAGCCCGTCGTTGGTCGACTATCGTGCTGCGAAGAAGCACCATTTCGACGCCGACGGCGAATTGGTGGTCGACGAGTGGAACGAGGAATGGCGCAACGCCATGATGAAGCAGTCGGTCGATAAGACCACCGGCGAGGTGAAGGGGTATTCCTTCAACAACGCCACGGAGAACATCAGCGCGACGCGGCATCTGCTGTCCAAGAAGATCGGCCTTTCGGACGTCGAGGTCCCTGACCAAGCAGATCTGGCCGAGGCTGCTTAA